A region from the Vicia villosa cultivar HV-30 ecotype Madison, WI linkage group LG3, Vvil1.0, whole genome shotgun sequence genome encodes:
- the LOC131661836 gene encoding calcium-binding protein CML24-like, with the protein MDDEVRKIFNKFDKNGDGKISRAELKEMMLALGSKTTSEEVNRMMAEVDQNGDGYIDLKEFGEIHTGGGDSSELREAFEMYDLDKNGLISAKELHAVMRRLGEKCSLSDCRKMIGNVDADRDGNVNFEEFKKMMGGS; encoded by the coding sequence ATGGACGATGAAGTGCGGAAGATCTTCAACAAATTCGACAAGAACGGCGACGGGAAGATCTCGCGCGCGGAGCTCAAGGAGATGATGCTGGCGCTCGGATCTAAGACGACGTCGGAGGAAGTTAATCGGATGATGGCGGAGGTTGACCAGAACGGCGACGGTTACATTGATCTGAAGGAGTTCGGAGAAATACACACCGGCGGCGGGGATTCTTCGGAGCTCCGGGAGGCGTTTGAGATGTATGATTTGGATAAGAATGGATTGATCTCGGCGAAGGAGCTGCACGCGGTGATGCGGCGGTTGGGGGAGAAGTGTTCGCTCAGTGATTGCCGGAAGATGATCGGAAACGTCGACGCCGATCGCGATGGTAATGTGAATTTTGAAGAGTTTAAGAAGATGATGGGTGGCTCTTAA
- the LOC131656070 gene encoding protein C2-DOMAIN ABA-RELATED 4-like translates to MENLLGLLKIHVQRGVNLAVRDVKSSDPYVVIKMGKQKLKTRVVKKNVNPEWNEDLTLSISDPKIPIHLHVYDKDTFSLDDKMGDAEFDIGPFIEAIKMRLEGLPNETIVTKVVPSRQNCLAEESRVVWKDGKVFQNMVLRLRNVECGEVELQLHWVDIPGSRGI, encoded by the exons ATGGAGAATTTGCTGGGATTGCTCAAAATTCATGTTCAAAGAGGAGTTAATCTTGCTGTCAGAGATGTTAAAAGCAGTGATCCTTATGTTGTCATCAAAATGGGAAAACAG AAGCTGAAGACTAGGGTAGTGAAAAAGAATGTAAATCCAGAGTGGAATGAAGACTTGACTTTATCAATTTCAGATCCTAAAATTCCAATCCATCTG CATGTGTACGATAAGGACACATTCAGCTTGGATGACAAAATGGGGGACGCGGAGTTTGACATAGGTCCATTTATTGAAGCCATAAAGATGCGGTTGGAAGGTCTTCCGAACGAGACTATAGTTACAAAGGTGGTGCCTAGCAGACAAAATTGTTTAGCAGAAGAGAGTCGCGTTGTTTGGAAAGATGGCAAGGTTTTCCAAAACATGGTTCTTAGACTAAGAAATGTTGAATGTGGGGAAGTTGAGCTTCAGTTGCACTGGGTTGATATTCCAGGTTCAAGGGGAATATAG